The DNA region AACAGGAGCACCGTAGCTAACGTGGCGTGGGCGGTGGCTTTGGTGGGGTGGCCGAGGGCTTTATAAGTCCCCCCGAGCGCAAGTGTATGCTCTTTGAGAGATAGCTGAGCAAGGTCAAAACTGTCGGATCGGTTGTGGTGGCTGAGAAGTGCGAATGCGCAGGCGTTGAAGGCGTAGCGCAGGCAACTCTCGGCTGGTTCTGATTCAATGAGTGGAATAAGATACTCCATGAACCCGTGCGGGGTACTCTCAGTCAGGGGCACGAGGATAAAGTTGGAGGCAAAGTAGCACGATGCTCGCTGTGCAAGAGGTACTGTTAACACCGGGGATGGGCTCGCGCTATCCGAGCCCCATGACTGAGGTTCTTCCTGCACAAAGACAAGAGCGCGAGCGCTGTATTCGGCAGCGTCGGCgagcggtggaggcggtgatgtGCTTTGCGCGTTGCGCAAACGATGAACGGTGGATTTGGTCTGGTCTCGGTGGACGATCTCGAACTCGGGCCGGTAACCACCACACTCTCTTCGGGACTTCTCACAGCGTTTGCAGGTAGGCTTCTCCTCGTCACACTggagattggggggttgCATCGGCAGTTGGTCAGCACTGGACTTGTGGCAGACAAGTAGGTATATTCACGGTACCAAGGTCCATTATTTACCTTTATACGACGCTGTCGACATGTGCGGCACCCTCTCGAGGGCTTCCCGCCATAGACCATTTCGAATCCTATGCAAAGCCGACATGTAATGGGGAATCGAAAGTAACTGTGTCAAAATACCGATGGCTAAGTCCAAAAATATCATCCGAGACCAGACGCGATGCTGGGATTCCACGCCGGATTGGTAATGGTGGAACTTCTGCGGGGTTCTTCAGCGGCGAGCAAGACGAGGGGACGCTGCCAAGGGAATAGTTTCCCCTACCTCTTCGGTTGAAGTCCCACCAATCTCAGGCATGATCCCGACTGGCATAGGCCGTCGGCAAGCCCAACCGAAATGTTTGACTGTCTGGTCTGAGGTTGCCAGGGgttcttattttttttggccACATGCAAGAGGGGCCAGCCCCTTTCAAGTCAGCGTGTCAATAGGATCACCACTGACAGTTACAAATCTCAGTCGACTGCATGCGCTGTTCAAAATATCAATTCCTCAATTTTGTTAGAATCGTGTCAACTAACCAGTTTGCCGCTGAGAATAAGGCCCTTACTTTCCAATTCTTCCTCGACACCATCCCCTTGTTCCCCTCCAGCTCCGCATTCCCAGGGTTTTCACACCTCTTAGACCAAGCACTTGCGATCCACGTTGATACTGCTGTACCTACACAGTAACCACTGGAAGGATTCTCGTGTCCATAGCTCTGCGGTCAAATATTTTGAAGTCCAGCACATCTTTGAACTGGTCCCGAACTTTCTCCAGCTGTGTCTGGGCCTGTTGCATCCTCTCGGGTGACGATTCCACCAGAGTCCGCACATTGAGCATCCAGTACGGGGCGTAGGGCTCTCGAGCCGAGAGATTCATGACTTTGTCAGAAGGCAAGGAGTCCTCAGCGATCCAGGTCCGGATCAGGGCAAACTCAGTAAAGTAATCTCTCTGCCACCAGTGGTATGATTCTTCAAAAATGTTGGACACTCGCCTGCAGATATGAACAGTTAGTTGAAAGAAAACCGACAGGGTTGAAGGCTTGGACATGCGTAAACTTGTTGTCGGCCAGTATTTTTTCCAGTCCAAGATCAATGATTTCAACTGTTCTTCGCTGCGTCATGTAAGGAGGTAATCGTTGGCTGGGAGGATCGGGAAGCTCCGTCCACCGGAGAAGACGAGGTCTGTCAGCAGGAATGCTCACTGCTTCTCTGCTTGTGAAAGGTCATCGAGTTAGCAGTGCTTTGAGAGCATGTGCGTTCTTGAAAAAATACCCACCCCTTCTTGGCACCCTCGACTTCACTGTCAGTGAGGCGTGTGCGCACTTGGATGGTGCAGGGTTGCTTGGTTAGGATCTGATGCAGTTCGTTCCAGTGTGAAGCATTTGTGTGTCGCTCTTTCTGGAGTTCTTTGATAGTCGAGATGCCTTTCACtgctgggctgggctcaAAGTGTTGAACACGCGTGAATTGATGTCGCTCATGCATCTCGGTAAAGCCGCCAAGTAGAGCCAGTATCTTTGGAACTTCATGCTCTTTGATGACAGACGAGAGGAGTAGCTCGTGCATGATGATTTAGAGGTGAGGTCGTGGGCCACAGCTCGAACCGAGTAAGAGGGTTTGAGAATAAGTTTGTCAGCCAACTCGATCAAAGGTTCCGTGAGAATTTAGAAAATATTGCCGTCGGAGTTGGAATAAGGGTTTGTTTATAAATAGGGCCTGCAGGTGAATATGAAGCAGGAAGGAAATCAGTGGACGCTACCGTAGCCAAGTAGCAAATTGTGGCTGGAGTGAGGAAGCTACCCCACCTAACCAGGCATCTTGTgataaccctaaccctggtTATTATTCTGGGTCTCTGCACCATTCCGACACCTCTCTGATCAGAGGAATGGGTCTTGGTCGATTCTCTAGACTAAAGAAAGCAAGCCTTGAAAGGAATGTACGCATGTAATTTGGGAGCTTAACTGCTTACCCAAGCAAATTGGTGCTGTCAATACCAACCCCCAGATTCAGGTGACCGATGGACGCCTTTGTTGCCTGGAGGCTCTTGTATTCTCCCCACTTAAAATTCATCCAGTACTCTCCtattcaccaccaaccaacccatttCGGTCTGTGACGACTTTCCGAACACAACAATCTCAGAGATCCCTTTGACAACTAGAAGACGCGCCAGTACCTGATCTTGCCTCCTGTCCACAGACATGAAACCACTGCAATGCCACCTTCGCAGCTCGCAACCCTACCCATCGCAGCCAATGCTTTTGTTACCCTCTTTGTTGGCTTTGGAATCAATGCGATACTGCGTCCCGAACATGCACTCACTTTCTTCGAGTGGACCCTTCCCGCCAACATCGCCGACGCCGAGACAGTCAGCAGCTTGACAGCCATCTACGGAGTCCGTGACATCTTCATGGGCCTTGCTCTCTACTCAGCTGCCATCTGGGGCACTAAGAAATCTTTGGGCTGGACTTTGATTGCGGCGAGCGCCGTCGCCTTTGCTGATGGCTGTATTTGCTACACCCACGGGCAGGGACATGGAGATCATTGGGGATATGCACCGTTACTCACGATAGTTGGCACGCTGCTGACTGGTCTATTTGACTGAGAGGGTTGCTCATAGTGCCTGGTTGGATGATGGAGTGGCTGATCTGATATGTACCAAGTTCATCAGCTGGCTGAAACACAGGCTCTTTGTCCCTTGACATAAACTTCAACGATATTCCTGTCATCCCCAGTCATGATGAACTTTTCAAACACCGTCTCCAGTgtgtcatcctcttccaccatTGTCATGATTCCTTGGTCGGCTCCTTTGGTGCCAATGATCAGTCCATCAAAATCCTTTCCGGCCTCGAAACTTCCAATCTTGTCTTCGAGGCAGCAGACTGCAGCTCCTCCGAGGGTTGCCAGGTAAAAGACCTCGGCAATGCTTAGTCCCTTGTCCTTACCTCCAGACATCACCTCTCTTGCGTTACTGGCGATCATAGCCTGCCGCATGGCATCCAACATGCTACTGGAAAACCCGCCACCACTATCCGTGCCAAGCCCAACCTTGATCTTTTTATCCAAGAGCTCCCTTACTGGGGCTGCCataaacccccctcccactgTCATGTTTGCTATCGGGCAGTGCGCCACTCCACAGCCCAACTTCTCAATTATTTCCAGTTCGTGCTCATCCATATAGCAGCAGTGCGCCAGTATCGTTCTCTTCCCTAGCAGCCCAAACTCCTGGTATAGATCTGCCTCGCTCCCACCAAACTGCGGGAACAGCCGCTGagtctcctccatctcctgcTTAGCCTCATTGAAGTGCGTTTGCACTGCCAGATCCTCGTTCTCGCTCCGAATGTCCCCCAGCCCTTGGAGTGTTTCTTCGTCACAAGAGATGGCAAATCGAGGTGTGATGACATACTTTACCAACCTCCCTGCTGGATCTATGGCTCTGACATGTGATATGCACTCTCTGGTCTCCCTCAGCGAGTCCCCCGCACTTTTTTCCACGTAAAAGTCGGGCGAGTTGCGCGTCATGTTGCACTTTCCTACGTAGGCCCTCTGCCTCTTTTGCAAGCAGATGTCAGCCAGTATCTTCGTCGCCTCAGCGTGTACAGAACCGAAGTAGCTCGCAGTGGTGATGCCTTGTCTCAAGAACCCCTCCACGCAGGCAGTGTAGATCTTGCGGGCATAGGCCGGATCGGAAAACTTGGCCTCGTTGGGAAAAGTGATCTTGGAGAGCCAGTCGAGGATGTGCATTCCTTGGCCTAGTCCTCGCTGAGCATACTGAGGGGCGTGGTTGTGGGTGTCGACAAAACCAGGTATGAGGAATTCGCCCAGGTTGAGGTGCGTGGTGTTGGTTCGGTCGAGGCAAAAAGGAAGGTGGTCGAGGGCTTGGTTTAGTTGTTCTGCCAAACCATCCGGCTCGAGCTTGACTAGTTTGTTTATCTTGCCTTGAGGATCAATAATCAGCAGGGCCAAGGGAGTAATCTCGAGCTTCGAGACCGAGAGAGAATGGATGACGGGCCCGACAAAAGCTCTTGCATGTCCCAGCGCGGCGGCCATGTCGTCTGCAGCAACTTGATTCTCTCACCAACTGAAAAGTGGAGAGCATGAAGTGGTCAGGAGAGAATGGGCGGATGTAAGATGCTTGATGAGACTGAGTCGTGTGGTGAAGCGGGGTAAGACACTCAAAATTGCAGGTTGCCTGACGTGGCAAGAGCAAGTGCCCACACGTGGTTGGGCACAAATCTGTTATTCTCAAGAGACATCACGGGCACCAAGCAGCGATCAGTAAAAGTAGGTACGAAGTGATCTGCCCGTTAACCCATGGACTACCTGGGTATCTACATACAGTTTCTATCCAATCTATATTCGCCATTACACATAAATGTAGCACAAGGGCCCACCTCCAATTCCAATCGTACTCATCACATCGCGAATTTCCAACACCCCCGCTGCAGGCCCAGCTACACCCAAGTCGAGCAAATCATCCAGTGTACCGTTCCTCGAGGGCGGAAAGTTGTTAAGCGTGATGGTGCCCCCAATAGCATTCGTCCTGGTCTCGGGGTGGAGATTCTGCCAGATCCACCACACACGATCGATCTGAGCATGATGCAGATAAAACGCCGGTTCACCAGGGCTGGCAAAGAGATCACCGCCCGGATCGCCGCCGATGGTGAAATGGCCTCCGGTGTGAACCCCGTAGAAACCGGTGGCAAAGTCACCTTGCATGCGGTTCTGGAAAGACAAAATGTCAGTGTAGTTGCTGATGAGGTCGTAGCTCTCAAAGTCAGTCGTCCAGTTGGAGCTGACCCATGATGAGATATCACGGCGGAGGCAGCGCGGGTTGTAGGCAAACAGGGACGATGCGGGAACGACGCCAGGTGCCGCGAGGGTTGGTGCAATTGGACCGAGGTTCACTGACATGTTGGCAAAGGGACCAGTGGTAACGCAACCGCCGCCAGAGCCAGGTGGAATACAATTGAGTCCCGTGGGCAAGCCGTCGGTGCAATTGTGAGGGACGTACTCGCCGTTCCCGCTCATTGAGGTGGAGGACCCGTCAAAAACAGGCGAGTTGAGAGGGTTGTGGGCATACTTGCCCCAGTTCCAGTAGGGGTGGTAGCCGTTGTAATTGCATTCGCTTCGCAAAGCCTGCTCGAATGCATAGGTAAAATACCGGTGCCATGATAGGAAGTTCGCAGTGCCATGGATGGAAAAGGTTTGGTTGATGTGAACGGCCACGAAGTCATCAAAGCGTGTCTTGGCCCCCGGAACCTCAAGGGGATCAAGGAGGGACGGGTGTTCCATGAGACATCTGACTGCGTTGGTGTACGCTTGCCTGTTTGCCGCAGAAAGTGATCCCCTGGCTCTTGATATCAGTGACTGATCGCACTGCGGATCGTAATGGGGTACTCACCATTCACGTCTAATAGCGACATTCTCTAAGGTACAGGTTGTGGTATCACGATTCTGGGCAGCGTGGAGGGTGAGCTTGCCGAGAGCTGCCGCAGCGAGGATATCTGTTTGAAGGGTCGGGCCGACCACGTAGCCTCCCGACGCCGCCGAAGTGCCGGCTACGGAGAGAATACTGACCAGTCCAAAAGACTTCAATGTCGCGTGCATGGTGAAGGCGGGCCAGTGAAGGACAGTGATGTGAGAGAGTTGGCACACGAAAAACTGACATCTCGGGAATGTTTTATACCGGCAACCAAGACCCCGGGACTCCCAGGAACCATGGTTGACCATCAGTTGGAAGCCAATGAGGGTCCATGAGGGCAGAGCCTTGGTATCTAAGGAGACTTCAGTGGCACCGACAAGACTTAGCTGGCCAACCAGAGACTAGTTGACCATGTTTGACGATGGAGTCACGTATCCAAGCACGATAGACTGGCGAGTGTACATTAGCCCCATGCTGTTGGTTGTTTGTGGTGTAACTCGAGAAAAGTCTTCCATGACATGTCCGAGTAAGTGGAGGAAGGCCATGAACTCACGAAGCTGCTTGAGGGTTAGCGTCTCCTtcggggttgagggtggaTGCAAGTGCGACTGCACTGCAACCTAACGGCAGGCAGCGTATTGAGCCTTGGGGCCTTTTGAAAGGCGGTGGTTTTGATAGTATTAGGAATATTTGTATGTGTTTCGGCCAAGAGCGGAAGAATAACCATGGTGCACTAGGGTGTAGTGGCTCGATTTTTGTTTTATTTGGATATGTGTCAACATGGTAATGGTATAAGGTGTGTCTCGGCAGTTGAGGACATTTTCGTtctcacccacccaaccTTGGCATTGGCTGGGACAGGGTACCCGTAAATAGATGCATGATGCATGATGCTTGATGCTTGATTCCAGTAGCCACCTACCCGAGTCCAGGTATTTTTGTGTCTGTCGGTGTGTCGGTGTGTCGGTGTGGTTGCGGGGCAGCTGTCACCCAAAGTGTACACAAAGCAACATGGAATTCTCTTGCTGTTTATTATCCAGCCAACTATACTGTTGAAGTGCTTATGGCAAGTGCCGCCACCTTTTCTTTGACAACGAAAGCCCGGGCAAGAATGGAGATCTGTGTAGCTAAAAAGACCTGACGTAGTCGCAATTGCAGACGATAGTCTACCAAGTAAGCCATAACGCCGGTAGTTTTCGAATTCCAGGCCTTCACATACCACAGTTACCTGCTAGAGATAGCGTAGGGCGGTCACGGCAGCCTGGTTGCCGTGATGGCACAACTTTCGCCGTcttgctccttcttcctgtAAACTTCTTTGACAAGTTTCATCTCGCACCCCGACAAATGTCTTGTCCAGCGACTTTGTTAATTCATTCACCCTCTTCCATTAGTTTCCAATTAGCAAACGTCGACTCTCGTACCTAAACAAAACCCTACACTTTCCTCTTTGTTATGCTCCCTCACCTTGCGCAGAAAGACACATGTCGGCTAGATCGGATAATCGGGACCGAGGCTTGCGTGTGAAAAAGCGTGTCGCTGCACTAACGATTGAGCAGTGCCGAGCTATTATCATCAACCTGGCCCATAGACTTGATGTTTTGGAGATTGTTATAGTCAAGATGCTCAGGGAAGCTGGTATAAGCTGGCGCCAGCTTCGTCTAGGCTGTGAGCTCCTGATGCGCTTCACAGCCGCCAAAGATTTCAAGCCGCAAGGGGTGCCCGTACCCGATCTAGGCATTTTTCGTCTTGACATTACTCCTGTTAACTGTGACATCTACTGACCTCCTTGATAGATAAACACCTTGTTGCTCCCAGAGATGTGATAGATTTAAGCGTCGAGAGCATGGAGAAGCGGCTACCCAAACCTATGGCAGATCTGACCGGCGATCTCAAGATTGACCTCACAGAAGATGATGGCTCCCACCCGACCCAGAGCCAAGTTCATGATATCAACGGACTAGCTGCGTGTCTCAGCGATAAGCAGTTTCGTGCCCTTGTCCTTGAACTTGCTCATAACCCTGCCACAGCGGTCCTCACTCAGTACAGGCTTTGGGCTGCCAATCTAGGGTGGATGGCTCCGGGCTCACGAGGACTCGCCGTGGCGCCCCAAATGATAACCAGAATGGGGGCGTCCCAATCAATCCCGGGTGGGTTACGACTCCAGAATGGCCGACCGCCCCAGCCAATCCGCGCTGGCTCAGAGAAGAAACCCAGCCACCTGCGCAAGGCTGTGAAGCCTGGCCGAGGTAAAGAATGTTTTTCCATGCAAATGCAAGATGAGACTATGATTGCTAATACTGATCAGTGATGGTATACCGTCCAGTCAACAAGGTTTCACAGGGTCCCTCCACAGACACCAAGTCGCGAAACCAAAAGAGTTCGGCTGAGACCAACAAGGTTGATATTATGGAGCAGATCTGGCAACATGCAACATCAGGGCCTTTTAAACAGTAGGCGTCACCAGTATTTATGATTCTCCAAGTTGTGGTGCAAGTTGTAGAACTAGGGTTAAAGACCTCGCATCACCTGGTTTTGTTCTTGAGATTAGATGGGCTATGGTCTGGACGTCCAGCCGGAGATGGAgggttggatgatgaagattgGGATGCTGCAACCACGCATATTGGCGGCGTAGATAGGGTTGCCCATCGATGTGCGTGGAAGATGACAGTGTGGGGTGGTTGATTACCCAAGTACCTACTTATAACCTACGTAGGTAGTCAAATTTCAAGTGTAGGTACCATCCCTATTACACTACCCAAATATTGGGCTTCTGGCAAGACCAGCACAAAGGGTAATAATCCCTTGTCACCTGccaaaagtaaaaaaagtttGCCACGCACCCTGTCATATAAAACAAGAGACTTGCTCCCAGCACTTTTTAAGTTGCGTTTAGAACATTTGACTCTTTGGATTATAGTTACTCTATTTTGTCCATTCCTTTATACTCCAAAATAATATGTAGCTCCAAGACCAGCTTCGAAAAGAGCGTGTGTACTCTGGGAACACACAGGGGGCAAAATGATGCCGTGCAATACAAAGCCCCACAGTTGTCTCAACACCCCGCTTTAATGCAAAATCAACACAGCATTGCTGCTCCCTGTCTTGATATCTTTGACCACCCACGCCATCAACTCCATGAAAACaccgaaaagaaaaacccaAAGCCACCTTGGCAGCCTGTCTAAGCGAGCCGGACCGTTCTTGTTTCACATCCGTAAAAGAATCCTTTACGGTTCTGGTATCCAATAGCCACACCAATGCGCCGGTAGATCTCTTGTTGACCACAGGCGGGGTTTTTGACCAACAAGAGCATGGCCGACTCTCCCAGCTCTAGGCACATGATGTCCTTTTCACCGCCGCAAGGTACGTATGGGGCAAAGGGAGACCTTGGGACTTCATCGGGCACGCAGTAGTCCAACTGGCCAACGATCTCTCCGCTATGTGCGTCTTTTGTTACGATCCGGCCATCGGAGTCCTGACGAGCAAAGAGGTCCTGGCCGGGAAATGCTGCAAAGTTGAAGCCTATGCGTTTGGCCCGCCTCCACTCAATGGCATCCCAGGATACTTGCTTCGCATTCGCTGACACGAAGCGGCGGAATCGGCCTTCCACATCCACAACTTTGACTCCCCTGCCGCGCTCTTCCATTGCCCGTCCACGGGACAAGCTGTCGGGGTTTGCCATCGGCATCCCATTGGCCGGATGAATCTTTTCTTCCACGACTGAGATGAACTTGAAGTGATCCGAGGGTTTAAAGGCATGCTTCGTATTAGTTTCTATCCGGAGGGGGAGCGAAGCCCATGACCATGAGGGTGCAATGTGTTGCAGATTTTGTTGCGAATTCGCCCCCTTGGTGACAGACCAGGCAAGATGCCGGGCAAAGTTGTCCTTCCATAAACCTGCCAAATATTCATCACTGATGAACGAACCGCCGGCCTCGGCTTTGGCACTGTAAAAGCGAACCGCGAGCCCGGCAATGGCCAGAAACCGATCTCTAGGCTCCACCAAATCTCGCGGCGTATATGCCTCGACGATGTCAAGCCATTCCTCGTGAAGCTTTTCAATATCTCCTGTACGGCAAAGTTCAAGAAACAGCTGAGGAGACCTCCGCACCATGTTATTATTGATGGGAGTAACATGTCCCAGCTCTTCAAGCTCTGCCACTTGATTTTCCGGACAGGACCAATACCACCGCTGTTCGGTCCAGTACAAAACCCGTGGTGATAATCGTTCTTCCTGCAACGTCCATGATCTCCTTGCCACTGGCGACTCAAGCCTGATCTTGTCCAGCGGCATTTGTGTATTGTGGAGCCACTTGCCGCGCAGTTTGACCGCTTTGCTGCGA from Podospora pseudopauciseta strain CBS 411.78 chromosome 6, whole genome shotgun sequence includes:
- a CDS encoding hypothetical protein (COG:S; EggNog:ENOG502S3YM) — encoded protein: MPPSQLATLPIAANAFVTLFVGFGINAILRPEHALTFFEWTLPANIADAETVSSLTAIYGVRDIFMGLALYSAAIWGTKKSLGWTLIAASAVAFADGCICYTHGQGHGDHWGYAPLLTIVGTLLTGLFD
- a CDS encoding hypothetical protein (COG:S; EggNog:ENOG503P5PS), translated to MHELLLSSVIKEHEVPKILALLGGFTEMHERHQFTRVQHFEPSPAVKGISTIKELQKERHTNASHWNELHQILTKQPCTIQVRTRLTDSEVEGAKKGPRLLRWTELPDPPSQRLPPYMTQRRTVEIIDLGLEKILADNKRVSNIFEESYHWWQRDYFTEFALIRTWIAEDSLPSDKVMNLSAREPYAPYWMLNVRTLVESSPERMQQAQTQLEKVRDQFKDVLDFKIFDRRAMDTRILPVVTV
- a CDS encoding hypothetical protein (COG:F; COG:Q; EggNog:ENOG503NU83; MEROPS:MER0037714), with the protein product MAAALGHARAFVGPVIHSLSVSKLEITPLALLIIDPQGKINKLVKLEPDGLAEQLNQALDHLPFCLDRTNTTHLNLGEFLIPGFVDTHNHAPQYAQRGLGQGMHILDWLSKITFPNEAKFSDPAYARKIYTACVEGFLRQGITTASYFGSVHAEATKILADICLQKRQRAYVGKCNMTRNSPDFYVEKSAGDSLRETRECISHVRAIDPAGRLVKYVITPRFAISCDEETLQGLGDIRSENEDLAVQTHFNEAKQEMEETQRLFPQFGGSEADLYQEFGLLGKRTILAHCCYMDEHELEIIEKLGCGVAHCPIANMTVGGGFMAAPVRELLDKKIKVGLGTDSGGGFSSSMLDAMRQAMIASNAREVMSGGKDKGLSIAEVFYLATLGGAAVCCLEDKIGSFEAGKDFDGLIIGTKGADQGIMTMVEEDDTLETVFEKFIMTGDDRNIVEVYVKGQRACVSAS
- a CDS encoding hypothetical protein (COG:S; EggNog:ENOG503PBH0), translated to MPSVSAWLAFESRVHLLSRLVLETFGQPTASHNDLGQIKTNEYCQRQCNGCGEVCDLIRWGEVQRRQDSSFEGCSSPRLLHHSFLDLDYCARVSGCDTCRTFRRAFLLEQITGRDVETLTNPDLQSPVYAVLSIESSGDRLLLTSTPPQKPSFSATVSLNHEPRHLANDPTKRGASLNTNFQELRRVIQDCHCNHECSSRYRWSRRNPTWLLEIKDSDHVRLVRGPENLVDYVVLSYSWGDPTEMPAAEWARIKGAGTKTKDGVPVPERLNTFPSWHLPETMQDAICITKNLGYSYLWIDNVCIPKGTNWDTEASLMHEVYGNAAFTLVASSSSKATDRMIKDRLAWSHRSKAVKLRGKWLHNTQMPLDKIRLESPVARRSWTLQEERLSPRVLYWTEQRWYWSCPENQVAELEELGHVTPINNNMVRRSPQLFLELCRTGDIEKLHEEWLDIVEAYTPRDLVEPRDRFLAIAGLAVRFYSAKAEAGGSFISDEYLAGLWKDNFARHLAWSVTKGANSQQNLQHIAPSWSWASLPLRIETNTKHAFKPSDHFKFISVVEEKIHPANGMPMANPDSLSRGRAMEERGRGVKVVDVEGRFRRFVSANAKQVSWDAIEWRRAKRIGFNFAAFPGQDLFARQDSDGRIVTKDAHSGEIVGQLDYCVPDEVPRSPFAPYVPCGGEKDIMCLELGESAMLLLVKNPACGQQEIYRRIGVAIGYQNRKGFFYGCETRTVRLA
- a CDS encoding hypothetical protein (COG:E; EggNog:ENOG503NX6H) translates to MVNHGSWESRGLGCRYKTFPRCQFFVCQLSHITVLHWPAFTMHATLKSFGLVSILSVAGTSAASGGYVVGPTLQTDILAAAALGKLTLHAAQNRDTTTCTLENVAIRREWGSLSAANRQAYTNAVRCLMEHPSLLDPLEVPGAKTRFDDFVAVHINQTFSIHGTANFLSWHRYFTYAFEQALRSECNYNGYHPYWNWGKYAHNPLNSPVFDGSSTSMSGNGEYVPHNCTDGLPTGLNCIPPGSGGGCVTTGPFANMSVNLGPIAPTLAAPGVVPASSLFAYNPRCLRRDISSWVSSNWTTDFESYDLISNYTDILSFQNRMQGDFATGFYGVHTGGHFTIGGDPGGDLFASPGEPAFYLHHAQIDRVWWIWQNLHPETRTNAIGGTITLNNFPPSRNGTLDDLLDLGVAGPAAGVLEIRDVMSTIGIGGGPLCYIYV